One part of the Arabidopsis thaliana chromosome 1 sequence genome encodes these proteins:
- the scpl31 gene encoding serine carboxypeptidase-like 31 (serine carboxypeptidase-like 31 (scpl31); FUNCTIONS IN: serine-type carboxypeptidase activity; INVOLVED IN: proteolysis; LOCATED IN: endomembrane system; EXPRESSED IN: 17 plant structures; EXPRESSED DURING: 4 anthesis, C globular stage, petal differentiation and expansion stage, E expanded cotyledon stage, D bilateral stage; CONTAINS InterPro DOMAIN/s: Peptidase S10, serine carboxypeptidase (InterPro:IPR001563), Peptidase S10, serine carboxypeptidase, active site (InterPro:IPR018202); BEST Arabidopsis thaliana protein match is: serine carboxypeptidase-like 30 (TAIR:AT4G15100.1).), with protein MDNYQTKNISNLLTSLCFTTLLILAPVVICTRQHRFDSPKRSLLANEQDLVTGLPGQPDVSFRHYAGYVPVDESNGRAMFYWFFEAMDLPKEKPLVLWLNGGPGCSSVGYGATQEIGPFLVDTNGNGLNFNPYAWNKEANMLFLESPVGVGFSYSNTSSDYQKLGDDFTARDAYTFLCNWFEKFPEHKENTFYIAGESYAGKYVPELAEVVYDNNNNNKKNGSSFHINLKGILLGNPETSDAEDWRGWVDYAWSHAVISDETHRIITRTCNFSSDNTWSNDECNEAVAEVLKQYHEIDIYSIYTSVCIGDSARSSYFDSAQFKTNSRISSKRMPPRLMGGYDPCLDDYARVFYNRADVQKSLHASDGVNLKNWSICNMEIFNNWTGSNPSVLPIYEKLIAGGLRIWVYSGDTDGRVPVLATRYSLNALELPIKTAWRPWYHEKQVSGWLQEYEGLTFATFRGAGHAVPCFKPSSSLAFFSAFLSGVPPPPSRHTR; from the exons ATGGATAATTATCAGACCAAGAATATATCTAATCTATTAACTTCTTTGTGTTTTACCACTCTCTTAATATTAGCTCCGGTGGTTATATGCACTAGACAACACCGGTTCGATAGCCCGAAAAGAAGCTTGTTGGCCAACGAGCAAGATTTAGTGACAGGTTTGCCTGGACAGCCTGATGTGAGTTTCAGACATTATGCCGGATATGTCCCTGTCGATGAATCCAACGGAAGAGCTATGTTTTACTGGTTCTTTGAGGCCATGGATCTCCCGAAAGAGAAACCTCTAGTCCTCTGGCTTAATGGAG gtCCAGGTTGTTCTTCTGTGGGATATGGGGCAACACAAGAAATTGGTCCTTTTCTCGTGGACACCAACGGAAACGGACTTAACTTTAATCCATACGCATGGAATAAag AGGCCAACATGCTGTTTTTAGAATCTCCCGTCGGTGTTGGCTTTTCGTATTCAAACACAAGTAGCGATTATCAAAAACTTGGAGATGACTTTACAG CAAGAGACGCATACACTTTTCTTTGCAACTGGTTCGAGAAATTCCCAGAGCACAAAGAAAATACGTTCTATATCGCGGGTGAAAGTTATGCag GAAAATACGTACCTGAGCTAGCAGAGGTTGTATACgataacaataacaataacaagaaGAATGGTTCATCGTTTCACATCAATCTTAAGGGTATTTTG TTGGGGAATCCTGAGACATCAGATGCAGAAGATTGGAGAGGTTGGGTGGATTATGCATGGAGCCATGCAGTAATATCAGATGAGACTCATAGGATCATAACCAGGACGTGCAATTTCAGCAGCGATAATACTTGGAGCAACGATGAGTGCAATGAGGCCGTAGCAGAAGTTCTCAAGCAGTATCACGAGATAGATATCTATAGCATCTATACCTCAGTTTGCATAGGAGATTCTGCGCGATCGTCTTACTTTGATTCAGCgcaattcaaaacaaattctcGCATTAGCTCCAAGAGG ATGCCACCGAGGCTCATGGGTGGATATGATCCATGCTTAGATGATTACGCGAGAGTATTTTACAACAGAGCAGATGTTCAGAAGTCTCTTCATGCGAGTGATGGAGTTAATCTCAAGAACTGGAGCATTTGCAA CATGGAGATCTTTAATAATTGGACTGGTTCAAACCCGTCGGTTTTGCCTATTTACGAGAAACTCATCGCCGGAGGATTAAGAATATGGGTTTACAG TGGTGACACAGACGGAAGAGTTCCAGTACTTGCGACTCGTTATAGCTTAAACGCACTCGAATTACCCATCAAGACAGCTTGGAGGCCATGGTACCATGAAAAACAG GTAAGTGGGTGGCTTCAAGAATACGAAGGTTTAACGTTTGCTACGTTCAGAGGAGCTGGACATGCGGTGCCTTGCTTCAAACCAAGCAGCTCTCTCGCCTTTTTCTCGGCGTTTCTCAGCGGAGTTCCTCCTCCGCCATCGCG ACACACGAGATAG
- the scpl31 gene encoding serine carboxypeptidase-like 31 (serine carboxypeptidase-like 31 (scpl31); FUNCTIONS IN: serine-type carboxypeptidase activity; INVOLVED IN: proteolysis; LOCATED IN: endomembrane system; EXPRESSED IN: 17 plant structures; EXPRESSED DURING: 4 anthesis, C globular stage, petal differentiation and expansion stage, E expanded cotyledon stage, D bilateral stage; CONTAINS InterPro DOMAIN/s: Peptidase S10, serine carboxypeptidase (InterPro:IPR001563), Peptidase S10, serine carboxypeptidase, active site (InterPro:IPR018202); BEST Arabidopsis thaliana protein match is: serine carboxypeptidase-like 30 (TAIR:AT4G15100.1); Has 3569 Blast hits to 3515 proteins in 359 species: Archae - 0; Bacteria - 168; Metazoa - 632; Fungi - 857; Plants - 1467; Viruses - 0; Other Eukaryotes - 445 (source: NCBI BLink).) has translation MDNYQTKNISNLLTSLCFTTLLILAPVVICTRQHRFDSPKRSLLANEQDLVTGLPGQPDVSFRHYAGYVPVDESNGRAMFYWFFEAMDLPKEKPLVLWLNGGPGCSSVGYGATQEIGPFLVDTNGNGLNFNPYAWNKEANMLFLESPVGVGFSYSNTSSDYQKLGDDFTARDAYTFLCNWFEKFPEHKENTFYIAGESYAGKYVPELAEVVYDNNNNNKKNGSSFHINLKGILLGNPETSDAEDWRGWVDYAWSHAVISDETHRIITRTCNFSSDNTWSNDECNEAVAEVLKQYHEIDIYSIYTSVCIGDSARSSYFDSAQFKTNSRISSKRMPPRLMGGYDPCLDDYARVFYNRADVQKSLHASDGVNLKNWSICNMEIFNNWTGSNPSVLPIYEKLIAGGLRIWVYSGDTDGRVPVLATRYSLNALELPIKTAWRPWYHEKQVSGWLQEYEGLTFATFRGAGHAVPCFKPSSSLAFFSAFLSGVPPPPSR, from the exons ATGGATAATTATCAGACCAAGAATATATCTAATCTATTAACTTCTTTGTGTTTTACCACTCTCTTAATATTAGCTCCGGTGGTTATATGCACTAGACAACACCGGTTCGATAGCCCGAAAAGAAGCTTGTTGGCCAACGAGCAAGATTTAGTGACAGGTTTGCCTGGACAGCCTGATGTGAGTTTCAGACATTATGCCGGATATGTCCCTGTCGATGAATCCAACGGAAGAGCTATGTTTTACTGGTTCTTTGAGGCCATGGATCTCCCGAAAGAGAAACCTCTAGTCCTCTGGCTTAATGGAG gtCCAGGTTGTTCTTCTGTGGGATATGGGGCAACACAAGAAATTGGTCCTTTTCTCGTGGACACCAACGGAAACGGACTTAACTTTAATCCATACGCATGGAATAAag AGGCCAACATGCTGTTTTTAGAATCTCCCGTCGGTGTTGGCTTTTCGTATTCAAACACAAGTAGCGATTATCAAAAACTTGGAGATGACTTTACAG CAAGAGACGCATACACTTTTCTTTGCAACTGGTTCGAGAAATTCCCAGAGCACAAAGAAAATACGTTCTATATCGCGGGTGAAAGTTATGCag GAAAATACGTACCTGAGCTAGCAGAGGTTGTATACgataacaataacaataacaagaaGAATGGTTCATCGTTTCACATCAATCTTAAGGGTATTTTG TTGGGGAATCCTGAGACATCAGATGCAGAAGATTGGAGAGGTTGGGTGGATTATGCATGGAGCCATGCAGTAATATCAGATGAGACTCATAGGATCATAACCAGGACGTGCAATTTCAGCAGCGATAATACTTGGAGCAACGATGAGTGCAATGAGGCCGTAGCAGAAGTTCTCAAGCAGTATCACGAGATAGATATCTATAGCATCTATACCTCAGTTTGCATAGGAGATTCTGCGCGATCGTCTTACTTTGATTCAGCgcaattcaaaacaaattctcGCATTAGCTCCAAGAGG ATGCCACCGAGGCTCATGGGTGGATATGATCCATGCTTAGATGATTACGCGAGAGTATTTTACAACAGAGCAGATGTTCAGAAGTCTCTTCATGCGAGTGATGGAGTTAATCTCAAGAACTGGAGCATTTGCAA CATGGAGATCTTTAATAATTGGACTGGTTCAAACCCGTCGGTTTTGCCTATTTACGAGAAACTCATCGCCGGAGGATTAAGAATATGGGTTTACAG TGGTGACACAGACGGAAGAGTTCCAGTACTTGCGACTCGTTATAGCTTAAACGCACTCGAATTACCCATCAAGACAGCTTGGAGGCCATGGTACCATGAAAAACAG GTAAGTGGGTGGCTTCAAGAATACGAAGGTTTAACGTTTGCTACGTTCAGAGGAGCTGGACATGCGGTGCCTTGCTTCAAACCAAGCAGCTCTCTCGCCTTTTTCTCGGCGTTTCTCAGCGGAGTTCCTCCTCCGCCATCGCGGTAG
- a CDS encoding alpha/beta-Hydrolases superfamily protein (alpha/beta-Hydrolases superfamily protein; CONTAINS InterPro DOMAIN/s: Serine hydrolase (InterPro:IPR005645); BEST Arabidopsis thaliana protein match is: alpha/beta-Hydrolases superfamily protein (TAIR:AT2G47630.1); Has 3873 Blast hits to 3868 proteins in 1106 species: Archae - 36; Bacteria - 2649; Metazoa - 131; Fungi - 140; Plants - 451; Viruses - 35; Other Eukaryotes - 431 (source: NCBI BLink).) has protein sequence MSDQQLETEINFWGETSEEDYFNLKGIIGSKSFFTSPRGLNLFTRSWLPSSSSPPRGLIFMVHGYGNDVSWTFQSTPIFLAQMGFACFALDIEGHGRSDGVRAYVPSVDLVVDDIISFFNSIKQNPKFQGLPRFLFGESMGGAICLLIQFADPLGFDGAVLVAPMCKISDKVRPKWPVDQFLIMISRFLPTWAIVPTEDLLEKSIKVEEKKPIAKRNPMRYNEKPRLGTVMELLRVTDYLGKKLKDVSIPFIIVHGSADAVTDPEVSRELYEHAKSKDKTLKIYDGMMHSMLFGEPDDNIEIVRKDIVSWLNDRCGGDKTKTQV, from the coding sequence ATGTCTGATCAACAGCTTGAAACAGAGATCAACTTCTGGGGAGAGACTTCAGAAGAAGATTACTTTAATCTCAAAGGCATCATCGGCTCCAAATCTTTCTTCACTTCCCCTCGAGGTCTCAACCTCTTCACTCGTTCATGGCTtccctcttcctcttctccgcCACGTGGTCTCATCTTCATGGTCCATGGCTACGGCAATGACGTCAGCTGGACTTTCCAGTCCACTCCCATTTTTCTTGCTCAGATGGGTTTCGCTTGCTTTGCTCTCGACATCGAAGGTCATGGCCGATCTGACGGTGTCCGCGCCTATGTTCCCTCCGTAGATCTAGTCGTCGATGacatcatctctttctttaattCGATtaagcaaaaccctaaatttcaaGGCTTACCTCGGTTTCTCTTCGGAGAATCAATGGGCGGTGCGATTTGTCTTTTGATCCAATTCGCTGATCCGTTAGGGTTTGATGGAGCGGTTTTGGTTGCTCCCATGTGTAAAATCTCGGACAAGGTGAGACCTAAATGGCCGGTTGATCAGTTTCTGATTATGATCTCAAGATTCTTGCCGACTTGGGCGATTGTTCCGACGGAAGATCTGTTGGAGAAGTCGATCAaagttgaagagaagaaaccgaTTGCCAAGAGGAATCCGATGAGGTACAATGAGAAACCGCGGTTAGGTACAGTGATGGAGCTACTTAGGGTTACTGATTACTTAGGGAAGAAGCTAAAAGATGTTAGCATTCCCTTCATTATTGTGCACGGAAGTGCAGATGCTGTGACTGATCCTGAAGTGAGCAGAGAGTTGTACGAACATGCTAAGAGCAAAGATAAGACATTGAAGATCTATGACGGGATGATGCATTCGATGTTGTTCGGTGAACCCGACGACAACATTGAGATTGTTCGTAAAGATATTGTTAGCTGGTTGAATGATAGATGTGGTggagacaaaaccaaaacccagGTTTGA
- a CDS encoding SNF2 domain-containing protein / helicase domain-containing protein / zinc finger protein-like protein, which yields MKFSVTPCSPTTMTTYLNNMPGNDSGIGATQNSSLMSHFSPNSSSIVDCASSEPYGHHTMDAPLSEVSPNLVPGYAFQFFPKKEELLNDLKNEFIHCQSDGASRMVFDRHVGFDNGTSERNSGPDVSSERELSLKCEIIPSVSPVCVKPYNSSDGHQVEKELEQPDNCSSSFQENRAVHMKVKPELALENTVYSSIPGNYSRCSDVHTVGGTTLPWSGVSNCAISYQTDVGKEYPFIPPQTAFPGQDIDGRSFYSCFDSDDCFQNVTDPDPETSRTESLDYLVGDEDHEYIKRTCFNLSSFSSGTVESLSSKRIPEREDDSEIHKIESYGEFVNPHQYLPVQRPVFSSEHSTGSQTLNNCGGLKFESNKGNMNFHADLQDLSQHSSEASPPDGVLAVSLLRHQRIALSWMSQKETSGNPCFGGILADDQGLGKTVSTIALILTERSTPYLPCEEDSKNGGCNQSDHSQVVFNENKVVEDSLCKMRGRPAAGTLIVCPTSLMRQWADELRKKVTLEAHLSVLVYHGCSRTKDPHELAKYDVVITTYSLVSKRKHMDCEPVEFLSGPLAQVSWFRVVLDEAQSIKNYKTQASIACSGLHAKRRWCLSGTPIQNSIADLYSYFRFLKYDPYSSYQTFCETIKNPISSYPGEGYKTLQAILKKVMLRRTKDTLLDGKPVISLPPKSIELRRVDFTKEERDFYSKLECDSRDQFKEYAEAGTVKQNYVNILLMLLRLRQACGHPLLVSSLSWSSSAEMVKKLPYEKLTFLLHRLEASLAICGICNVAPKDAVVSLCGHVFCNQCICECLTRDNNQCPLSYCKVGLEISSLFSRETLENAMLDLHKLDAPCDRTTSDPVGSGEPCENLPCGSSKIKAALDILQSLSRPQSPATVMNDVNQSSENGENNQQLDKSFSLPATPAKSSVGGVVNVAGEKAIVFTQWTKMLDLLEAGLKSSGIQYRRFDGKMTVPARDAAVQDFNTLPDVSVMIMSLKAASLGLNMVAACHVIMLDLWWNPTTEDQAIDRAHRIGQTRPVKVVRFTVKDTVEDRILALQQKKRKMVASAFGEHENGSRESHLSVEDLNYLFMA from the exons CTGATGTCTCATTTCTCCCCTAATTCCAGTTCTATTGTGGACTGTGCCTCCTCTGAACCATATGGCCACCATACAATGGATGCACCCTTATCAGAAGTTTCTCCCAATTTGGTTCCTGGTTACGCATTTCAGTTCTTTCccaagaaagaagaactgCTAAATGACTTGAAGAATGAGTTTATCCACTGTCAGTCGGATGGTGCAAGCCGAATGGTTTTTGATAGACATGTAGGATTCGATAACGGAACTTCAGAGAGGAATTCTGGGCCTGATGTAAGCAGTGAAAGAGAACTCAGCCTCAAATGTGAAATCATTCCTTCAGTTTCCCCTGTCTGTGTCAAACCATACAACAGTTCTGATGGTCATCAAGTTGAAAAGGAGCTTGAGCAGCCTGATAATTGTTCAAGCAGTTTTCAGGAGAATAGAGCAGTCCATATGAAGGTTAAACCAGAGCTTGCGTTGGAGAACACGGTTTACAGTTCAATTCCTGGGAACTATAGTAGATGTAGTGATGTTCATACAGTTGGAGGAACGACACTGCCATGGTCTGGTGTCTCTAATTGCGCAATCTCCTATCAGACAGATGTCGGGAAAGAATACCCTTTTATCCCACCTCAGACTGCTTTCCCTGGTCAAGATATTGACGGCAGGAGCTTCTATAGTTGTTTTGATTCAGATGACTGTTTTCAAAACGTAACAGATCCTGACCCAGAAACATCACGCACTGAGTCTTTGGATTATCTGGTAGGAGACGAGGACCATGAATATATTAAGAGGACATGCTTTAATCTTTCTAGTTTCAGCTCTGGAACAGTTGAAAGTCTTTCATCAAAACGAATACCCGAACGAGAAGATGATTCTGAAATCCATAAAATAGAATCCTATGGTGAATTTGTTAATCCACACCAATATCTACCTGTGCAGAGACCAGTGTTTTCTTCAGAACATTCTACAGGTAGTCAAACTCTTAATAATTGTGGAGGCTTGAAGTTTGAGTCAAACAAGGGAAACATGAATTTTCATGCAGACTTGCAG GATCTTTCTCAGCATAGTTCTGAAGCAAGTCCTCCTGACGGTGTCTTGGCAGTGTCGCTTCTTAGACATCag CGTATTGCATTGTCGTGGATGTCCCAAAAGGAGACAAGCGGGAACCCCTGTTTTGGGGGCATTCTTGCTGATGATCAG GGACTTGGAAAAACAGTTTCCACAATAGCGCTTATACTGACAGAACGGTCTACACCTTATCTACCatgtgaagaagattcaaagaatGGAGGATGCAATCAATCTGATCACTCTCAAGTGGTTTtcaatgaaaacaaagttgtCGAAGATAGTTTATGCAAGATGAGGGGAAGGCCAGCTGCCGGAACTCTTATTGTCTGTCCCACTAGTTTGATGAGACAATGGGCTGATGAATTACGCAAGAAGGTTACTCTTGAAGCACATCTCTCTGTGCTGGTATACCACGGTTGCAGCAGAACAAAGGATCCTCACGAGCTAGCTAAATATGATGTCGTCATTACCACATATTCCCTTGTGAGC aagaggaaacataTGGATTGTGAACCTGTTGAGTTTCTGTCTGGCCCTCTCGCGCAAGTTTCATGGTTTAGAGTTGTTCTAGATGAAGCTCAGAGCATTAAGAATTACAAAACCCAAGCTTCAATAGCATGTTCAGGCCTTCATGCTAAGCGTAGGTGGTGTTTGTCTGGCACTCCTATCCAGAATTCAATTGCTGACCTCTACAGCTACTTCAGATTTCTTAAGTATGATCCTTATTCTAGCTACCAAACGTTTTGTGAAACGATTAAGAACCCCATCAGTAGCTACCCGGGGGAAGGATATAAAACGTTGCAGGCTATCCTGAAAAAAGTAATGCTTAGACGAACTAAAG ATACACTTCTCGATGGAAAACCCGTGATCTCTTTACCTCCGAAGTCCATCGAGTTGAGGAGAGTGGACTTTACCAAGGAAGAACGTGATTTCTACTCAAAACTAGAGTGCGACTCTCGTGACCAATTCAAG GAATATGCAGAAGCTGGAACGGTGAAGcaaaattatgtaaatattttgttgatgCTGCTGCGTCTTCGTCAAGCTTGTGGCCACCCTCTTCTAGTATCCAGTTTGTCATGGTCATCCTCAGCTGAAATGGTTAAGAAGCTTCCATATGAGAAGCTAACCTTTCTTCTGCATCGCTTAGAAGCTTCACTGGCAATTTGTGGTATCTGCAAT GTTGCACCTAAAGATGCTGTTGTTTCACTCTGTGGTCACGTTTTCTGTAATCAGTGCATTTGCGAATGTCTTACTCGCGATAATAATCAATGCCCACTGTCATACTGCAAAGTCGGACTTGAAATTTCATCATTATTTTCCAGAGAAACACTGGAAAATGCTATGCTTGACTTGCATAAACTTGATGCCCCATGTGATCGTACCACTTCAGATCCTGTTGGGAGTGGTGAGCCTTGTGAAAATTTACCATGTGGTTCATCCAAAATCAAGGCTGCTCTAGATATCTTGCAATCACTGAGCAGACCACAGAGTCCCGCGACAGTAATGAATGATGTGAATCAGAGCTCCGAAAATGGAGAGAATAATCAGCAGCTTGACAAGTCATTCAGTTTACCTGCAACTCCAGCGAAGAGTAGTGTGGGTGGTGTGGTTAATGTAGCTGGAGAAAAAGCCATTGTGTTTACCCAATGGACAAAGATGCTGGACCTCCTTGAAGCTGGTCTTAAGAGTTCAGGTATTCAGTATAGAAGGTTTGATGGAAAAATGACAGTACCAGCTCGAGATGCAGCAGTACAAGATTTTAATACTCTCCCTGAT GTTTCTGTAATGATAATGTCTCTCAAAGCTGCTAGTCTTGGGCTAAATATGGTGGCAGCTTGTCATGTTATCATGCTGGACTTATGGTGGAACCCGACTACAGAAGATCAGGCAATTGACAGAGCACACCGTATTGGACAGACACGACCAGTAAAGGTGGTGCGCTTCACAGTAAAAGATACAGTTGAAGATCGCATATTGGCCCTCCAG caaaagaagagaaagatggtGGCTTCTGCATTCGGAGAACATGAAAACGGTAGTCGAGAATCGCATCTCTCTGTGGAGGATTTGAATTATCTGTTCATGGCATGA